One Neomonachus schauinslandi chromosome 9, ASM220157v2, whole genome shotgun sequence DNA segment encodes these proteins:
- the RD3L gene encoding protein RD3-like — protein sequence MPLFGWMKWPKYDSYKPTHSPGSDVVTKTLLRELKWHLKERERLIQEIENEQKVKKTGVDYNWLRNYQNPHTTIPATEQRQLEVLCSQVQPCQTGTILSRFREVLAENDVLPWEIVYIFKQVLKDFLNSTNKGNQQEGPEESGNIDCPVPSVILGTSSRGSNKDEIPTISSYVDKTTKNTFPAFSHRIWNLPYYYPSS from the exons ATGCCACTTTTTGGCTGGATGAAATGGCCAAAATATGATTCCTACAAACCCACACACTCTCCTGGCTCCGACGTAGTGACAAAGACTCTGCTTCGGGAATTAAAGTGGCATCTGAAGGAGCGAGAGAGATTAATACAAGAGATcgaaaatgaacaaaaagttaaaaaaacaggTGTGGATTACAACTGGCTGAGAAACTACCAGAATCCCCACACGACCATCCCAGCTACTGAACAAAGACAACTTGAAGTCCTTTGCTCACAAGTTCAGCCTTGTCAAACTGGAACTATTCTCAGCAG ATTTCGAGAAGTTTTAGCAGAAAATGATGTACTGCCATGGGAAATAGTCTACATCTTCAAGCAAGTTCTGAAAGACTTCCTAAACAGTACTAACAAAGGTAACCAGCAAGAAGGCCCGGAAGAGTCAGGGAACATAGACTGTCCTGTTCCTTCTGTGATCCTGGGCACAAGCTCCAGGGGTTCCAATAAAGACGAAATACCCACGATTTCTAGTTACGTGGACAAAACCACAAAGAACACGTTCCCAGCATTCTCGCATAGAATATGGAACCTACCATATTATTACCCATCAAGTTAA